Proteins encoded together in one Catellatospora citrea window:
- a CDS encoding transketolase family protein, with protein MSRATREAYRDSVLALLGRHPELMCLDSDTGLFSADHAAAAGDQYLNLGIAEQNLMGVAAGMAACGRVPFVNTMAAFAASRALEAIKIDIAYNRLPVRIMATHGGLAAGHLGPTHQALEDLAVMRVLPGMTVVVPADAAATEAFVEQSVTLPGPLYVRLGRKPTPPIPAAPPPVIGKAQTLRTGGDVVLVGCGPYPVLACVAAAETLAEQGIEATVLNMHTLRPFDTETLIAAARPATLVVTLEEHWRAGGLGGAVAETLAEAQPTRVLRLGVPDKFVDEVGNQEHLVAHYDLTAERVVRAVRTALDTAARSGKTDWKEHHS; from the coding sequence ATGAGCCGCGCGACCCGGGAGGCATACCGCGACAGCGTGCTCGCACTGCTGGGACGGCACCCCGAGCTGATGTGCCTGGACTCCGACACCGGCCTGTTCAGCGCCGATCACGCGGCGGCGGCCGGTGACCAGTACCTCAACCTCGGCATCGCCGAGCAGAACCTGATGGGCGTGGCCGCCGGGATGGCGGCGTGCGGGCGGGTCCCGTTCGTCAACACGATGGCCGCATTCGCCGCGTCCCGGGCACTGGAAGCCATCAAGATCGACATTGCGTACAACCGGCTGCCGGTCCGCATCATGGCCACCCACGGCGGCCTGGCCGCCGGTCACCTCGGCCCGACGCACCAGGCGCTGGAAGACCTCGCCGTGATGCGGGTGCTGCCCGGGATGACCGTCGTGGTGCCCGCCGACGCCGCCGCCACGGAGGCGTTCGTCGAGCAGAGCGTGACCCTGCCCGGACCGCTCTACGTCCGGCTCGGCCGCAAACCGACCCCGCCGATCCCCGCGGCCCCGCCACCGGTCATCGGCAAGGCGCAGACCCTGCGCACCGGCGGCGACGTGGTGCTCGTCGGCTGCGGACCCTACCCGGTGCTCGCCTGCGTCGCCGCCGCGGAAACCCTCGCCGAACAGGGCATCGAGGCGACCGTGCTGAACATGCACACGCTGCGCCCGTTCGACACCGAGACGCTGATCGCCGCCGCCCGCCCGGCCACGCTCGTGGTCACCCTCGAAGAACACTGGCGCGCCGGCGGCCTCGGCGGCGCGGTCGCCGAAACGCTGGCGGAGGCACAACCCACCCGGGTACTGCGACTGGGCGTACCCGACAAGTTCGTCGACGAGGTGGGCAACCAGGAACACCTCGTCGCGCATTACGACCTCACCGCCGAACGGGTCGTGAGGGCGGTCCGCACCGCCCTCGACACCGCGGCCCGATCCGGCAAGACCGATTGGAAGGAACACCACTCATGA
- a CDS encoding lysine biosynthesis protein LysW codes for MTTMTVQACPECEGPVNVADSVRLSEILECGDCRSELEIVALNPTVLALAPEIEEDWGE; via the coding sequence ATGACAACGATGACCGTGCAGGCCTGCCCTGAGTGCGAGGGGCCGGTGAACGTCGCCGATTCGGTGCGGCTCAGCGAGATCCTGGAATGCGGTGACTGCCGCAGCGAACTCGAGATCGTGGCGCTGAACCCGACCGTGCTCGCTCTCGCGCCGGAGATCGAGGAGGACTGGGGCGAGTAA
- a CDS encoding phosphotransferase family protein, with translation MQAYETRRATEAAVSVASSLGLTADDAVVLHNSNKLTLRLMPCGVLARVAPVADQSARFEVDVAQRLAAAGSPVAALEAPEVFVRDDHVVTLWTYYEPVTAQAVRPADYAGALERLHAGMRKIDLPAPHFTDRVSAAQLLAADRDRTPELADADRAFLAGTLARLRRAVSKSGRPEQLLHGEPHPGNLLSTQAGLLFVDFETCCRGPIEFDLAHAPDEVGDHYPGVAHHLLRDCRILVLAMVTMWRWDRHDQFPDGRRLGIEWLSEIRKATA, from the coding sequence ATGCAGGCGTATGAGACCCGACGGGCGACCGAGGCAGCCGTGTCGGTCGCCTCGTCGCTCGGCCTGACCGCCGACGACGCCGTCGTCCTGCACAACTCGAACAAGCTCACCCTGCGCCTGATGCCCTGCGGCGTGCTGGCCCGGGTGGCGCCGGTGGCAGACCAGTCCGCCCGGTTCGAGGTCGACGTCGCCCAGCGGCTGGCCGCGGCCGGGAGTCCGGTGGCCGCGCTGGAAGCGCCCGAGGTCTTCGTCCGGGACGACCACGTGGTCACCCTGTGGACCTACTACGAACCGGTGACTGCTCAAGCGGTCCGACCCGCGGACTACGCCGGCGCGCTCGAACGGCTACACGCCGGGATGCGCAAGATCGACCTGCCCGCCCCGCACTTCACGGACCGGGTATCTGCGGCCCAGCTGCTCGCGGCCGACCGCGACCGGACGCCGGAGTTGGCCGACGCGGACCGGGCCTTCCTCGCCGGCACGTTGGCGCGCCTGCGCCGAGCGGTCAGCAAGAGCGGCCGGCCCGAACAGCTGCTGCACGGCGAACCGCATCCGGGCAATCTGCTCTCGACCCAGGCCGGCCTGCTTTTCGTCGACTTCGAGACGTGCTGCCGGGGACCGATCGAGTTCGACCTGGCCCACGCGCCCGACGAGGTCGGCGACCACTACCCGGGCGTGGCCCATCACCTGCTCCGAGACTGCCGAATCCTCGTGCTGGCGATGGTCACGATGTGGCGCTGGGATCGCCACGACCAGTTCCCCGACGGTCGCCGGCTCGGCATCGAGTGGCTGAGCGAGATCAGAAAGGCAACGGCGTAG
- a CDS encoding 4a-hydroxytetrahydrobiopterin dehydratase produces MDMLRGEKIAEADLTDWRKLGQGLHARYVVGDFGTGARFVTAVGEAGDALGHHPRVSIGNGYVDLKLITDDAVYRDGEGTEHAVEWVTQQDVDLARRITEIAADHMLAADPASVSVIELGLDTARSKTIAPVWAALLTGSTEAQGRGCIGDDIRDTTGRVPILWFGDADEGETPRQRFHIEVYVAPEVASQRIAAALAAGGTVVDDSNAPSLTVIADQDGNKGIVCVDVSAAKKE; encoded by the coding sequence ATGGACATGCTGAGGGGCGAGAAGATCGCCGAGGCCGACCTGACCGACTGGCGCAAGCTGGGCCAGGGATTACATGCCCGCTACGTGGTCGGCGACTTCGGCACCGGGGCACGGTTCGTCACCGCGGTGGGCGAAGCGGGCGACGCGCTCGGCCATCACCCGCGCGTGTCGATCGGCAACGGGTACGTCGACCTCAAGCTGATCACCGACGACGCCGTCTATCGCGACGGCGAGGGCACCGAGCACGCCGTCGAATGGGTGACCCAGCAGGACGTCGACCTCGCGCGACGGATCACCGAGATCGCCGCCGACCACATGCTCGCCGCCGACCCGGCCTCGGTCAGCGTGATCGAGCTCGGCCTCGACACGGCGCGCTCGAAAACCATCGCCCCGGTGTGGGCCGCCCTGCTGACCGGAAGCACTGAGGCCCAGGGCCGCGGGTGCATCGGCGACGACATCCGGGACACCACGGGACGGGTGCCGATCCTGTGGTTCGGGGACGCCGACGAGGGTGAGACCCCGCGTCAGCGGTTCCACATCGAGGTCTATGTGGCGCCCGAGGTGGCCTCGCAGCGGATCGCCGCCGCACTCGCCGCCGGTGGGACCGTCGTCGATGACAGCAACGCGCCCTCGCTCACCGTGATCGCCGACCAGGACGGCAACAAGGGAATCGTGTGCGTCGACGTGTCCGCTGCAAAGAAGGAGTGA
- a CDS encoding enoyl-CoA hydratase/isomerase family protein yields the protein MSSPLRLTHDGPLAVLTMDSPPLNLFDLAMWDAWEAEVARLSADPPRALLIRAEGRVVSAGVDVQVFADTDPAEAESFWARQLQITQALEALPCPTVFAAHSLTLTAAFELALACDLIVAAASARFGLVERKVAFTPSMGGTQRLAERAGPARARELVMTGAQYRASTLAEWGVVNALFEPADFHETVSAYAMRLAAGPSVAHAATKRIVRAYLDGGVSAADAVLPQTAAELVRTEDHRAAVAAFLSDGPEHRTTYLGR from the coding sequence GTGAGCTCGCCGCTCCGGCTGACCCACGACGGCCCGCTGGCCGTCCTCACCATGGACAGCCCACCGCTGAACCTGTTCGACCTGGCGATGTGGGACGCGTGGGAGGCCGAGGTCGCGCGGCTGTCGGCTGATCCGCCCCGGGCACTGCTGATCAGAGCCGAAGGTCGCGTCGTCAGCGCAGGTGTCGACGTCCAGGTGTTCGCCGACACCGACCCGGCCGAAGCGGAGTCGTTCTGGGCACGGCAGCTGCAGATCACCCAGGCGCTGGAGGCGCTGCCGTGCCCGACGGTGTTCGCCGCGCATTCGCTGACACTGACCGCCGCGTTCGAGCTCGCGCTGGCCTGTGACCTGATCGTCGCGGCGGCGTCGGCCAGGTTCGGGCTCGTCGAACGCAAGGTCGCCTTCACCCCGTCCATGGGCGGCACCCAGCGCCTGGCCGAGCGCGCCGGCCCGGCGCGCGCCCGCGAGCTCGTGATGACCGGCGCGCAGTATCGTGCGTCGACGCTGGCCGAGTGGGGTGTCGTCAACGCGCTGTTCGAGCCTGCCGACTTCCACGAGACCGTGTCGGCCTATGCGATGCGGCTGGCCGCCGGGCCGAGCGTGGCGCACGCGGCAACCAAGCGGATCGTGCGCGCGTACCTCGACGGCGGGGTCTCGGCGGCCGACGCGGTGCTCCCCCAGACCGCGGCCGAACTCGTGCGGACCGAAGATCATCGTGCTGCCGTCGCGGCGTTCCTCTCCGACGGACCGGAGCACCGCACGACCTACCTCGGGCGATAG
- a CDS encoding beta-ketoacyl synthase N-terminal-like domain-containing protein, with protein sequence MATEVSVSRSARIFVTGLGIISPAGAGAGPFWDDLCAARHRFTELSPLYAGMKEGALGGRVPQEARDLALAQVSEQTRARPRSASLFAEYAALEALRDAGLEHGDDTVRNAVVCIGSSDGQADALEDVAGGRRDISETGSFSSFSITEGVAATIGARGPAFTTQSTCASANVAVSCAIEMLRSGVADTAVVGGCDPYSEKNIIGFSSLQAIGASRCLPFSVNRRYVTPSEGAGILVLQTEDTLRPGQQPYAEILSTAINNDAGHPTAPDRAGVEACHHRALAEAGITAADVDVIFAHGTGSRANDTVEGGIFTEIYPRAAVTAIKGTVGHLMGAAGAAGAVASCLTLKHRLVPPTAVDREEVDGELNLVTGAPLAMPHLRYVQNNAFGFGGNNAISIFRNMT encoded by the coding sequence TTGGCAACGGAGGTCTCGGTGAGTAGGTCAGCACGAATCTTCGTCACCGGCCTGGGGATCATCTCCCCGGCCGGTGCCGGCGCGGGCCCGTTCTGGGACGACCTGTGCGCGGCACGACACCGGTTCACCGAACTGAGCCCGCTGTACGCGGGCATGAAGGAGGGCGCGCTCGGCGGCCGGGTGCCGCAGGAGGCCCGCGACCTCGCGCTCGCGCAGGTGAGCGAGCAGACACGCGCGCGGCCGCGGTCCGCCTCGCTGTTCGCCGAGTACGCGGCCCTGGAAGCACTGCGCGACGCGGGCCTGGAACACGGCGACGACACGGTACGCAACGCCGTGGTGTGCATCGGCAGCAGCGACGGACAGGCCGATGCGCTCGAGGACGTCGCCGGCGGCCGCCGCGACATCTCCGAGACGGGCAGCTTCTCCAGCTTCTCGATCACCGAAGGCGTCGCGGCGACCATCGGCGCGCGGGGGCCGGCATTCACCACGCAGAGCACCTGCGCCTCGGCCAACGTCGCCGTGTCCTGTGCGATCGAGATGCTGCGCAGCGGTGTCGCCGACACCGCCGTGGTCGGCGGCTGCGATCCGTACTCGGAGAAGAACATCATCGGGTTCAGTTCCCTGCAGGCGATCGGTGCGTCGCGGTGCCTGCCGTTCTCGGTCAACCGACGTTACGTGACGCCGTCCGAGGGCGCCGGCATCCTGGTGCTGCAGACCGAGGACACGCTGCGTCCCGGGCAGCAGCCGTATGCCGAGATCCTCTCGACCGCGATCAACAATGACGCCGGCCACCCCACCGCGCCTGACCGCGCCGGCGTCGAGGCGTGCCACCACCGCGCGCTGGCCGAGGCCGGCATCACCGCAGCCGACGTGGACGTGATCTTCGCGCACGGCACCGGCAGCCGGGCCAACGACACGGTCGAGGGCGGCATCTTCACCGAGATCTACCCGCGAGCGGCCGTGACGGCGATCAAGGGCACGGTCGGGCACCTGATGGGCGCGGCCGGCGCGGCCGGCGCCGTGGCGTCCTGCCTGACGTTGAAGCATCGGCTGGTGCCGCCGACCGCCGTGGACCGCGAAGAGGTCGACGGTGAGCTGAACCTGGTCACCGGTGCCCCACTGGCGATGCCGCACCTGCGGTACGTGCAGAACAACGCGTTCGGTTTCGGAGGCAACAACGCGATCAGCATCTTCCGGAACATGACGTGA
- a CDS encoding acyl carrier protein: MSDVLEQKIDGILKEVAELPESFEILGEQNLRSDLGIDSLSMIDLVMHVENKLDINIDEESVGNFATVADLQRHVRELVANPVS, from the coding sequence ATGTCCGACGTTCTCGAGCAGAAGATTGACGGGATCCTCAAGGAGGTCGCCGAGCTGCCGGAGTCCTTCGAGATCCTCGGCGAGCAGAACCTCAGGTCCGATCTGGGAATCGACTCGCTGTCGATGATCGACCTGGTGATGCACGTGGAGAACAAGCTCGACATCAACATCGACGAGGAGTCCGTCGGCAATTTCGCCACCGTCGCCGACCTGCAGCGTCACGTCCGCGAACTGGTCGCGAACCCGGTCTCGTAA
- a CDS encoding alpha/beta hydrolase gives MSLDPTYVMIRNYREATGFTPLYTMTVEEARSADAATEAGSWNWHEHPEEVFDLTFAGPAGQVPVRVYRPQSDQPLPLLMYFNGGGFVVGSVATSDSICRALSSFAQCVVVSVGYRLAPENPFPAAIDDSYAALKWAAEHAAELGADGRRIAVAGDSSGGNVAAVMALRARDHDGPPLSAQVLVYPPLHSNLDSDSMREHKDPMFFNAYSSKWFWSLYLADPADGDSPYASPLSAADHSRLPAALIMTGELCPVRDEGRLYADALARAGVPAQYHEYEGLPHGFLAVSAKLQTGRDALRLIAEFLQERFDSDDVREPVAAAAGALR, from the coding sequence ATGTCGCTCGATCCGACCTACGTGATGATCCGGAATTACCGCGAGGCGACCGGATTCACGCCGCTCTACACGATGACGGTCGAGGAGGCCCGCAGCGCGGACGCCGCGACCGAGGCAGGAAGCTGGAACTGGCACGAGCACCCGGAAGAGGTCTTCGACCTGACCTTCGCCGGCCCGGCCGGCCAGGTGCCGGTCCGGGTGTACCGCCCGCAGAGCGACCAGCCGCTTCCCCTGCTGATGTACTTCAACGGCGGGGGTTTCGTCGTCGGCTCCGTGGCCACGTCGGACTCGATCTGCCGCGCGCTGTCCAGCTTCGCCCAGTGCGTGGTGGTCTCCGTGGGTTACCGGCTCGCGCCCGAGAACCCCTTCCCGGCGGCCATCGACGACTCCTACGCGGCCCTGAAGTGGGCCGCGGAGCACGCGGCCGAACTCGGCGCGGACGGTCGACGCATCGCCGTCGCCGGAGACAGCTCCGGCGGCAACGTGGCCGCGGTGATGGCGCTGAGGGCGCGGGACCACGACGGGCCGCCGCTGTCCGCCCAGGTGCTCGTCTATCCGCCGCTGCACAGCAACCTGGACTCGGACTCCATGCGCGAGCACAAGGATCCGATGTTCTTCAACGCCTACTCCAGCAAGTGGTTCTGGAGCCTCTACCTCGCCGACCCGGCCGACGGGGACTCCCCGTACGCCTCGCCGCTGTCCGCGGCAGACCACAGCCGACTTCCCGCGGCACTGATCATGACCGGTGAACTGTGCCCGGTGCGCGACGAGGGCAGGCTGTACGCCGACGCGCTCGCGCGTGCGGGTGTGCCGGCGCAGTACCACGAGTACGAGGGCCTGCCGCACGGCTTCCTGGCCGTGTCCGCGAAGCTGCAGACCGGCCGGGACGCGCTCCGGCTGATCGCCGAGTTCCTGCAGGAGCGGTTCGACTCGGACGACGTGCGCGAGCCGGTCGCCGCGGCAGCCGGCGCGCTCAGGTAA
- a CDS encoding MFS transporter, which translates to MSQSTALKTPIVNETAEPPETGTGTSPDTKPAKNALVAALQDQTMRGPLFWSIIGRSPIYLVAIALVVATTSRGSTYLSAGLLLAGYTLGVALLAPFVARRVDRYGQPSVLLITGIVYPVALIGFVYAANASLTTQLACVVVAGATNPPLSGCIRSLWSTSGSTMERVGLSIEAVLGEVFSIGGPLLLSLVLFWGSADTALILGGLLAGVGAIGFAMTRASRATRATKAQREATGERDPLGALRSPGLVRLLFVLATCGVAAGVYNVAVPAFVTAHGSAQDIGLIFGVWGIGGIIGGLWYGSHTLRQPADRAFAIGLLAMGACAALVLLAWDNWSIAAALFLLGAVGAPVTAISYQLVARTARADYVTEAFTWAITVSLAGSAVGAQLGGLVINASDTEATLLAVVVIMVAAAAGAYAMQHRFADSVEAEPAA; encoded by the coding sequence ATGTCGCAGTCCACCGCCCTGAAAACGCCGATCGTCAACGAAACCGCGGAGCCGCCCGAGACCGGAACGGGCACCTCGCCTGACACCAAGCCCGCGAAGAACGCGCTCGTCGCCGCTCTGCAGGACCAGACCATGCGCGGCCCGCTGTTCTGGAGCATCATCGGCCGGTCTCCGATCTACCTGGTCGCCATTGCCCTGGTCGTCGCCACCACCTCGCGAGGCTCGACCTATCTCTCCGCCGGCCTGCTGCTGGCCGGCTACACCCTCGGCGTCGCCCTCCTCGCGCCGTTCGTCGCCCGGCGCGTCGACCGGTACGGCCAGCCGTCGGTCCTGCTCATCACCGGCATCGTCTACCCGGTGGCCCTGATCGGCTTCGTCTACGCCGCCAACGCGTCGCTGACCACGCAACTGGCGTGCGTGGTCGTCGCAGGCGCCACGAACCCGCCGCTCAGCGGCTGCATCCGGTCCCTGTGGAGCACCTCCGGAAGCACCATGGAGCGGGTGGGCCTGTCCATCGAGGCGGTGCTGGGCGAGGTCTTCTCGATCGGCGGGCCGCTGCTGCTCAGCCTCGTGCTGTTCTGGGGCAGCGCGGACACGGCACTCATCCTCGGCGGCCTGCTCGCCGGGGTGGGGGCCATCGGCTTCGCGATGACCCGGGCGTCGCGAGCGACCCGGGCCACGAAAGCCCAGCGCGAGGCCACCGGCGAGCGCGACCCGCTCGGTGCGCTCCGCTCCCCGGGTCTGGTCCGGTTGCTGTTCGTGCTGGCCACCTGCGGCGTCGCCGCGGGTGTCTACAACGTCGCGGTGCCCGCCTTCGTCACCGCGCACGGCTCCGCCCAGGACATCGGTCTCATCTTCGGGGTATGGGGGATCGGCGGCATCATCGGCGGACTCTGGTACGGCAGCCACACCCTGCGCCAGCCGGCAGACCGGGCCTTCGCCATCGGCCTGCTCGCCATGGGCGCGTGCGCCGCGCTGGTCCTGCTCGCCTGGGACAACTGGTCGATCGCCGCGGCCCTGTTCCTGCTCGGCGCGGTGGGAGCACCCGTGACGGCGATCTCCTACCAGCTCGTCGCCCGCACCGCCCGCGCGGACTACGTCACCGAGGCCTTCACCTGGGCCATCACGGTCAGCCTCGCCGGTTCGGCGGTCGGCGCCCAGCTCGGCGGCCTCGTCATCAACGCCTCCGACACCGAGGCGACGCTGCTCGCCGTGGTCGTCATCATGGTCGCGGCCGCCGCGGGCGCATACGCCATGCAGCACCGGTTCGCCGACTCCGTCGAAGCCGAACCGGCCGCGTAG